The following are encoded together in the Armatimonadota bacterium genome:
- a CDS encoding sugar phosphate isomerase/epimerase: MIIGGMVWRLGDEVGFFEQIRWFRDHGMEGVAFHTAPAFRGAWASFDVRTATTEDRAKLRKAVAGFAEVSIHAEFDNYDVSLCSPNELVRRASVETLRGSLELAAELGAPVVTVHEGQTHSDAPLEVRRQALARSVDELGLLAVEIGTSVGFELTANYDLVLEAEGPVGITLDVGHVSMDDGAGYRGFGTIGGLIRVLGPKLIHVHVHDFDGARDHIALGAGHIDFLELVTALREIEYQGMLCLELAPGVTEPDDYVRGMSLLRDLGA, encoded by the coding sequence ATGATCATCGGCGGCATGGTCTGGCGACTGGGCGACGAAGTGGGCTTTTTCGAGCAGATCCGGTGGTTCCGCGATCACGGGATGGAGGGTGTTGCCTTCCATACGGCACCCGCCTTCAGGGGCGCGTGGGCGAGCTTCGACGTGCGCACTGCGACGACTGAGGATCGAGCGAAACTGCGGAAAGCGGTCGCAGGCTTCGCTGAGGTAAGCATTCACGCGGAGTTTGACAACTACGACGTGAGCCTGTGTAGCCCGAATGAACTGGTGCGCCGGGCCTCGGTGGAGACGCTCCGGGGATCGCTCGAACTGGCGGCGGAGCTCGGGGCGCCTGTGGTCACGGTGCATGAGGGCCAGACCCATTCCGACGCGCCCCTTGAGGTTCGCAGGCAGGCGCTTGCGCGATCCGTTGATGAACTGGGGCTCCTGGCAGTAGAGATCGGCACCTCAGTGGGGTTCGAATTGACCGCGAACTACGACTTGGTCCTCGAAGCCGAAGGGCCGGTGGGCATCACCCTCGACGTGGGCCACGTGTCGATGGACGACGGCGCGGGGTATCGCGGCTTCGGCACCATTGGTGGGTTGATCCGGGTGCTTGGGCCGAAGCTGATCCATGTGCATGTTCACGACTTTGACGGCGCGCGGGACCACATCGCCCTGGGGGCCGGGCACATTGACTTTCTCGAACTGGTGACCGCGCTGCGGGAGATCGAGTATCAGGGCATGCTCTGCCTGGAACTGGCCCCCGGCGTCACCGAACCGGACGACTACGTGCGCGGGATGAGCCTGTTGCGCGACCTGGGTGCCTGA
- a CDS encoding succinylglutamate desuccinylase/aspartoacylase family protein, protein MPEVRVNHIEVLLESSDLLRVPYWEVLSGVEGPALMLIAAQHGNEVQGIEVIRRLVDIARTDLQRGSVLAVPFGNLVAIRKRRPHISSGPERPYGDADGHNMNLTWPGDPQGNDSQRMSAAIHDAVCVRATHCLDIHCWNKFTTPTALPRQDYAPSLELARIGALPFVNPRPRSQNPISREHPNTMGALFNDSGRAALSVELAGQYLVDLDQVALGLRCAVNIARHLGLLPGEPEIPAEPQVWLDTAIQHEVPAPANGLWVQSAVKLCDFVDEGHLLGHVLAEESLVTLPLTAPVAGRLSVLGCPRENCDVSLAAQHPYVTAGEIVAKVVGLER, encoded by the coding sequence ATGCCGGAAGTGCGCGTGAACCACATCGAGGTGCTGCTTGAGTCCTCCGATCTGCTCCGCGTTCCGTACTGGGAAGTGCTCAGCGGCGTGGAGGGACCTGCGCTCATGCTCATCGCCGCCCAGCATGGCAATGAGGTGCAGGGGATCGAGGTCATCCGTCGCCTGGTGGATATTGCCCGGACCGACCTGCAGCGCGGCTCGGTCCTCGCGGTGCCCTTCGGGAACCTGGTGGCGATTCGCAAGCGCCGTCCACACATCTCCTCGGGCCCCGAGCGCCCTTACGGTGACGCGGACGGTCACAACATGAATCTCACGTGGCCGGGGGACCCACAGGGCAATGACAGCCAGCGCATGTCGGCGGCAATCCACGACGCCGTTTGCGTGCGGGCCACGCACTGCCTGGACATCCACTGCTGGAATAAGTTCACCACACCCACCGCCCTGCCGCGCCAGGATTACGCGCCCAGCCTGGAACTCGCACGCATTGGCGCGTTGCCATTTGTGAACCCTCGCCCGCGCTCCCAGAACCCAATCAGCCGCGAGCATCCCAACACTATGGGCGCGCTGTTCAATGACAGCGGCCGGGCGGCATTGAGTGTCGAGCTTGCCGGACAGTACCTCGTGGACCTGGACCAGGTGGCCCTGGGCCTGCGGTGCGCAGTGAACATCGCCCGGCACCTGGGCCTGCTGCCGGGAGAGCCGGAGATTCCCGCCGAACCGCAGGTCTGGCTGGACACAGCTATCCAGCATGAGGTCCCCGCGCCGGCGAACGGCCTTTGGGTGCAATCAGCGGTGAAGCTGTGTGATTTCGTGGATGAAGGGCACCTGCTGGGGCATGTGCTGGCGGAAGAGAGTCTAGTGACGCTGCCGCTGACCGCACCGGTGGCCGGACGGCTTTCAGTGCTGGGCTGCCCGCGAGAAAACTGCGATGTGTCCCTGGCAGCCCAGCACCCGTATGTGACGGCAGGGGAGATCGTGGCGAAAGTGGTCGGGCTGGAAAGGTAA
- a CDS encoding right-handed parallel beta-helix repeat-containing protein, translated as MKPLTALLCALLSAASFAQTDLLNVREFGAIGDGQADDTQAFLNAVAAGRDSGRHVYVPRGSYRISATIALENIGITGPTVGAWPADINALPAIIPTHTDGPAFHLGAGGSLQGIDITCSPKDDWETGPAAILISGIGAYVRNCRIRYPWDGIITDGKSNVGRLNIENVFIVSPRNVGVRVTGTWDVPALRNIEVWNAGLTKRGMEKGIAFHLGKNDLIRVTDCFAFAMRYGFLLEDKIEGCEIEGGTWGCLTGCSTDFCPQGIVIRGEHTVSITGGTYWEHQESLVVDGKSRVRVTGAELKSNGAPSVVVRDADHVVITGCSILRNMDGFDAPAVSFEGGRLVLGDNHIEAAGVGVHIGPGIVGGVIRGNLIDAHGNRAVECSPEAESKVLVEGNLDQPSPSPEE; from the coding sequence ATGAAACCCCTGACCGCTCTGCTCTGCGCTTTGCTCTCAGCCGCGTCCTTCGCTCAGACCGACCTTCTCAATGTGCGCGAGTTCGGCGCAATTGGCGACGGCCAGGCTGACGATACCCAGGCCTTCCTCAATGCTGTAGCCGCCGGGAGGGACTCCGGCCGCCATGTGTATGTGCCGCGTGGCTCCTATCGCATCTCCGCAACCATCGCCCTGGAGAACATCGGAATCACCGGGCCGACAGTGGGTGCGTGGCCGGCGGACATCAACGCGCTCCCGGCGATTATCCCCACTCACACCGACGGCCCGGCCTTCCATCTCGGGGCGGGAGGGTCGCTGCAGGGCATCGACATCACCTGTTCACCCAAAGATGACTGGGAGACCGGACCCGCGGCCATACTCATCTCGGGCATCGGTGCATATGTGCGCAATTGTCGCATTCGCTACCCGTGGGACGGGATCATCACCGACGGCAAGAGCAATGTGGGCCGGCTGAACATCGAGAACGTGTTCATCGTATCGCCCCGGAACGTGGGCGTGCGGGTGACGGGGACATGGGATGTGCCCGCCTTGCGGAACATCGAGGTCTGGAACGCCGGGCTGACAAAGCGCGGCATGGAGAAGGGCATCGCGTTCCATCTCGGTAAGAATGATCTGATCCGCGTCACCGACTGTTTTGCCTTCGCCATGCGATACGGGTTCCTGCTGGAAGACAAGATCGAAGGCTGCGAGATCGAGGGCGGCACCTGGGGCTGCCTCACCGGGTGCTCCACAGACTTCTGCCCCCAGGGCATCGTGATCCGCGGCGAGCACACTGTCAGCATCACCGGCGGCACCTACTGGGAGCACCAGGAGAGCCTCGTGGTGGACGGAAAATCGCGGGTGCGGGTGACCGGCGCGGAACTGAAATCGAACGGCGCGCCGTCGGTGGTTGTCCGGGATGCGGACCATGTGGTCATCACTGGTTGCAGCATCCTGCGGAACATGGACGGCTTCGATGCCCCCGCGGTGTCTTTCGAAGGTGGGAGGCTGGTCCTGGGCGACAACCACATCGAAGCGGCCGGGGTCGGCGTGCACATTGGTCCCGGTATTGTGGGCGGCGTGATCCGGGGAAACCTCATCGACGCGCACGGCAACCGGGCAGTCGAATGCAGTCCTGAAGCCGAGAGCAAGGTACTTGTGGAGGGGAACCTGGACCAGCCATCCCCTTCACCCGAGGAATAA
- a CDS encoding PD40 domain-containing protein → MSLRVVRPGLLAALIIPAAVAAMDNPHFGLDCPRESAIIAGRPEYCKPPITVECMARLTDKQSYNILVANETKASATHWELFTTPRDGIFTAYLPGRRPDHVRANTDIVDGKWHRIGMIMEERRVRLYVDGEMKADQTVTALEKEGIPGGLAVGALVTGELSCWGRIGSLSILRGAQVPLKGPVEPSGVNMPAGPDHVGVWVFATPVDGKFKDQSPLGNDAALKRDTAWVYTGQQRIPGGMPTNLQPLPAPEDAAPLRHALEGITARLSLQSVDCPAIRDNVLRAWNRELSGYGQRDYADSRPSAADPQAVREQVFDPHALIWEDDGGPVGTALRRTSALITRLRDLGAGEQLEPVAADLAVLKAAWNGEPSHEDVVTVGPYYLAACALRRKASLLNPLLDFDDILCVARGTFAGSVRSNPANADYQGGHFSTQYFGFNALPGGGLFIIRNFRDKPVAVNILENSVVQNGRLRGRKLDRGAFATPDLSYDGKTVVFAWTENSEHRWTYSRKTAWHLFRVNIDGSELTQLTDGPYSDFDPCWLPNGRIAFISERRGGHIRCFAAYLKVRNYTLFSMKADGTNIVPLSYYETAEWNPSVDNDGRLVFTRWDYTDRENCLGTRIWISNPDGTDPRALHGNYPHPYHTFPDHKPWGVYPNGREFDSRMGAPLVEMGIRAVPGSHKYICTAAPHHGEVYGSLAMLDLRVEDDGHMSQVRRVTPDEHFPETEVPGRRHYKYGTPWPLSEDFYLCNVWEDLALVDRFGNTELLCELAALPCPQDERLRIVEPIPVKPRPLPPVMPPRTRQGESAAEDAPKATVAVMNVYDSDLPFPPGTKIKWLRVTQNILKENHAMGEPMIGYERENTPRIPLGIVPVEEDGSAYFEAPVAKELIFQALDENYMAVQSMRSVAFVHPGEQLSCVGCHEPKETAPRVANKPIALLREPSQLQPEIDPIEPISYYRQIKPIFENTCLKCHQAQGKGPQDMSYEALREDYTFWFSGAMYTDMANAYSGVHGGSRTIPGRFGARASKIGQALLGEEHRKVVSERDRRTVNLWLDSNSLRLGAYTREAAQLRGELVWPGLDVDPLNILGVEGRGRPLKRNFWHENMYGPHPLLLSEHAHDRVVILDAAGLVRWEYSIPHPQDVWMLPDGNVLVAWTHGVREVDREGRTVWEYKTDPPNEIPNCQPLPDGRVLIGIVGECRLIEIDRTGKITHEVKLSTSVREPHAQFRFCRKTPQGTYLVPFTAEGAVRELDRDGKVIREFPRRPMPVSAVRLDDGHTLITAGGAVTEYDANGAVCWELSPNDLADINVGTLAGMQRLENGNTIVCNWNTRDEGDLIGAHILEVTPDQRIVWQLTGDTVGQVAQCQVLTPELGYRNERVWR, encoded by the coding sequence ATGTCTCTGCGCGTTGTGCGCCCTGGCCTGCTTGCGGCCCTGATCATCCCCGCGGCTGTGGCGGCAATGGACAACCCACACTTCGGCCTTGACTGCCCCCGGGAGTCCGCGATCATCGCGGGAAGGCCCGAGTACTGCAAGCCGCCGATAACCGTTGAATGCATGGCACGGCTCACGGACAAGCAATCTTACAACATCCTCGTGGCCAATGAGACCAAGGCCTCGGCCACCCACTGGGAGCTTTTCACCACGCCCCGAGACGGCATTTTCACCGCCTATCTGCCTGGTCGCAGGCCGGACCATGTTCGCGCGAACACTGACATCGTGGATGGTAAATGGCACCGGATCGGGATGATCATGGAAGAGCGCCGGGTCCGGTTGTACGTGGACGGCGAGATGAAAGCAGACCAGACGGTTACGGCCCTGGAGAAGGAGGGCATCCCGGGCGGACTTGCGGTGGGTGCGTTAGTGACCGGCGAGTTGTCCTGCTGGGGCCGCATCGGCTCACTCAGTATCCTCAGAGGGGCCCAGGTGCCGCTGAAGGGCCCAGTGGAGCCCTCCGGCGTCAATATGCCTGCCGGTCCGGATCATGTCGGCGTGTGGGTCTTCGCTACCCCTGTTGACGGCAAGTTCAAAGACCAGTCACCTTTGGGGAACGATGCTGCTCTCAAACGTGACACAGCCTGGGTCTACACCGGCCAGCAGCGCATCCCGGGCGGTATGCCCACCAATCTGCAGCCCCTCCCTGCGCCTGAAGACGCTGCGCCGCTGAGGCACGCGCTGGAGGGCATCACAGCCCGGCTGAGCCTGCAGTCTGTGGACTGCCCGGCGATTCGGGACAATGTCCTGCGCGCGTGGAACCGGGAACTTTCCGGATACGGGCAGAGAGACTATGCGGATTCTCGACCATCCGCCGCCGATCCACAGGCCGTGCGCGAGCAAGTTTTCGACCCGCACGCGCTGATCTGGGAGGACGATGGCGGGCCCGTGGGGACGGCTCTGCGCCGCACATCGGCGCTCATCACCCGTCTGCGCGACTTAGGCGCGGGGGAGCAACTCGAACCTGTGGCGGCGGACCTGGCAGTACTCAAGGCAGCCTGGAATGGAGAGCCCAGCCACGAGGATGTGGTCACTGTGGGTCCATACTATCTGGCTGCCTGTGCCCTGCGGCGCAAGGCCTCTCTGCTCAACCCGTTGCTGGATTTCGACGACATCCTCTGCGTTGCCCGGGGGACCTTCGCGGGCTCAGTACGCTCGAACCCGGCAAATGCGGATTACCAGGGCGGACATTTCTCCACACAGTATTTCGGCTTCAATGCCCTGCCCGGCGGCGGATTGTTCATCATCAGGAACTTTCGGGATAAGCCGGTCGCGGTCAACATCCTGGAAAACTCCGTGGTCCAGAACGGACGCCTCAGGGGCCGCAAGCTCGACCGCGGGGCCTTCGCGACACCCGACCTGTCATACGACGGGAAAACCGTGGTTTTCGCCTGGACCGAGAACTCCGAGCATCGCTGGACGTACTCGCGCAAGACCGCCTGGCACCTGTTTCGGGTGAACATCGATGGGAGCGAACTGACGCAACTCACCGACGGGCCGTATAGCGATTTCGACCCGTGCTGGTTACCCAATGGACGCATCGCCTTTATCTCCGAGCGGCGCGGCGGGCACATCCGGTGTTTCGCGGCGTATCTCAAGGTCCGCAACTACACGCTGTTTTCCATGAAGGCCGACGGAACCAACATTGTGCCGCTGAGCTACTACGAGACCGCCGAATGGAACCCCTCGGTGGACAACGACGGGCGCCTGGTGTTCACGCGCTGGGACTACACTGACCGCGAGAACTGCCTGGGCACCCGCATCTGGATCAGCAACCCGGATGGCACCGACCCGCGCGCACTCCACGGCAATTACCCTCACCCGTACCACACTTTCCCGGATCACAAGCCCTGGGGCGTCTACCCCAATGGGCGCGAGTTCGACAGCAGAATGGGCGCGCCGCTGGTGGAGATGGGCATTCGCGCGGTGCCTGGCTCGCACAAGTACATCTGCACCGCCGCACCCCACCACGGCGAAGTATATGGGTCCCTTGCGATGCTGGATCTGCGGGTCGAAGACGACGGACACATGTCCCAGGTGCGCCGTGTCACGCCAGACGAGCATTTTCCCGAGACTGAGGTTCCTGGTCGACGGCATTACAAATACGGTACCCCCTGGCCGCTCAGTGAGGATTTCTACCTGTGCAATGTGTGGGAAGACCTGGCGCTGGTGGATCGTTTCGGGAATACCGAACTTCTCTGCGAGTTAGCAGCCCTCCCATGCCCGCAGGATGAGCGCCTGCGAATAGTCGAGCCAATTCCCGTGAAGCCACGACCGCTGCCGCCTGTCATGCCCCCGCGCACCCGACAGGGCGAATCCGCGGCTGAGGATGCCCCGAAGGCTACGGTCGCGGTGATGAATGTCTACGATTCCGACCTGCCCTTCCCGCCGGGCACGAAGATCAAGTGGCTGCGGGTCACGCAGAACATCCTCAAAGAGAACCACGCCATGGGCGAACCGATGATCGGCTACGAGCGCGAGAACACGCCGCGCATCCCGCTGGGGATTGTGCCGGTCGAGGAGGACGGGAGCGCGTACTTCGAAGCGCCGGTGGCGAAGGAACTCATCTTCCAGGCGCTGGACGAGAACTACATGGCGGTGCAGTCCATGCGTTCGGTGGCCTTCGTGCATCCCGGCGAGCAACTGAGTTGCGTGGGTTGCCATGAGCCAAAAGAGACCGCCCCGAGAGTGGCGAACAAACCCATTGCGCTCTTGAGAGAGCCTTCGCAACTGCAGCCGGAGATCGATCCCATCGAGCCCATCAGCTATTACCGGCAGATCAAGCCGATCTTCGAAAACACCTGCCTGAAATGCCACCAGGCCCAGGGCAAGGGCCCGCAGGATATGAGCTACGAGGCCCTGCGGGAGGATTACACATTCTGGTTCTCCGGTGCCATGTACACCGACATGGCCAATGCGTACAGCGGCGTGCATGGCGGGTCGCGCACGATCCCCGGCCGCTTCGGCGCGAGAGCCTCCAAGATCGGGCAGGCATTGCTGGGCGAAGAGCACCGGAAGGTCGTCTCTGAACGAGACCGGCGCACGGTGAACCTGTGGCTGGACTCCAATTCCCTCCGCCTGGGCGCATACACACGGGAAGCCGCGCAACTGCGGGGCGAACTGGTCTGGCCGGGGTTGGACGTGGATCCACTAAACATTCTGGGCGTCGAGGGCCGCGGCAGGCCGCTGAAACGGAACTTTTGGCATGAGAATATGTACGGCCCACACCCGCTTCTGCTTTCAGAACACGCGCATGATCGCGTGGTGATCCTCGACGCTGCCGGGTTGGTTCGCTGGGAATACAGTATTCCCCACCCGCAGGACGTGTGGATGCTTCCAGACGGCAATGTTCTCGTCGCGTGGACCCACGGCGTGCGCGAGGTGGACAGGGAAGGACGCACCGTCTGGGAGTACAAGACCGATCCCCCCAATGAGATTCCCAACTGTCAGCCCCTGCCCGACGGTAGGGTGCTCATCGGCATCGTGGGCGAATGTCGCCTGATCGAGATAGACCGCACCGGCAAGATTACCCACGAAGTGAAGCTGTCCACGTCGGTCAGGGAACCGCACGCGCAGTTCCGCTTCTGCCGTAAGACCCCGCAGGGGACGTATCTCGTGCCCTTCACCGCCGAGGGTGCGGTTCGCGAATTGGACCGCGACGGCAAGGTCATCCGCGAGTTCCCCCGAAGGCCCATGCCGGTCTCCGCGGTGCGGCTGGATGACGGGCACACCCTCATCACCGCCGGTGGCGCGGTCACTGAATATGACGCGAACGGCGCGGTCTGTTGGGAGCTGTCGCCCAATGACCTCGCGGACATCAACGTTGGCACTCTTGCGGGTATGCAGCGACTGGAAAACGGAAACACCATCGTGTGCAACTGGAATACCCGGGATGAAGGCGACCTGATCGGCGCCCACATCCTCGAAGTGACCCCAGACCAGCGCATCGTCTGGCAACTCACGGGAGACACCGTGGGACAGGTGGCCCAGTGCCAGGTTCTCACGCCGGAGCTTGGCTACCGGAATGAGCGGGTGTGGCGGTAG